A single genomic interval of Deltaproteobacteria bacterium harbors:
- a CDS encoding molybdenum cofactor biosynthesis protein MoaE, which produces MFKVIDKPINLQELVDYVSDPEAGAIATFIGTTRNNNEGRKVIALDYEAYPEMAEKELARIGEEAAKKWQICKMAIVHRIGPVQITQASVMIAVSSAHREAAFAASRFAIEEIKRIVPIWKKEVFEGGEVWIGTQTGQPFAQR; this is translated from the coding sequence ATGTTTAAGGTTATCGATAAGCCGATTAATCTGCAGGAGCTCGTTGATTACGTTAGCGATCCTGAAGCTGGGGCGATTGCGACGTTTATTGGCACCACGCGCAATAATAACGAAGGACGCAAGGTGATTGCGCTCGACTATGAAGCCTACCCTGAGATGGCGGAAAAAGAGTTGGCGCGGATTGGCGAAGAGGCGGCAAAGAAGTGGCAGATTTGCAAAATGGCCATCGTCCATCGCATCGGGCCGGTGCAGATTACGCAAGCCAGTGTGATGATCGCTGTGTCATCGGCGCATCGCGAGGCGGCATTCGCCGCTAGCCGTTTTGCCATCGAAGAGATCAAACGGATTGTGCCGATCTGGAAGAAAGAAGTTTTCGAGGGTGGCGAGGTTTGGATTGGCACGCAAACGGGGCAGCCCTTTGCGCAGCGCTAA
- a CDS encoding CHAT domain-containing protein, whose translation MIGPINVAIGAQVGNDRAIPDAPAPDPAAPKAELLKAYLARMRAAGVLGDRERQLREFNEGIKAIGPKDPLSYELYHEGANVVVEMGDWKTGREMRENAMAVTNDRGRKFFQSNFLSNIAVRLYDKAAALKYIALSEELLDAVRASHRDWPNFRDLWEAALGDAKGGVHSFLGYPKEAEAEYRACVGAIRSYLAKNRPGSDVFYYYLPQCLSRAMEHAALTGKIREAGAYVNDAREAARIHGQRLRRESFEAGRVARPIARVYLEQGLIREGTALIESSIAQLQKAPGGEASIQVADLRYLLAQSEMAQGNWLKADEIFQLWRESLRKQIGELGTIAPEWSYALLRLGRAKEALAMAGSILKFREKFDDERSVRLHEGRAFHALAAGATGQRDAAVKTLAAAIPKILDARRDLNTSGEDGYISSARLSWLLDGYISLLADMQQRGARIDGVDPSGEAFKIVDAARGSKVQKALSAAIVRASSSDPQTAEAMRRAQDAEHALKAASEAVTVLQNAEKSADNAQALAKAQAELARVRQENEKAQAELRLKMPNYVELMQPKPLTIADAQKLLRADEALISLYSAADKTLVWAMTARGQVAFQVADLSQTALTEVVSKLRKALDPSDADINKLPGFDYDAAYDLYRRLLAPVEAGWKGARELVIISHGPLSELPLSVLVTAPFKPVKSSQSAAPLSEHADAPWLIKQAAISYLPSLTALASLRTATTQPASRNFIGFGDPLFKDAQAQKAAAAAMASRGIVRRNATAPGVVEKAAQMQRRSSNLELLEPLPDTSDEVKEIAKILRADESKDVNLGQHASEQLVKSTDLSQYRVVMFATHGLVPGELPDLPQPALALSNPNVTNEKEDGLLTLAEILDLKLKADWVVLSACNTASADGQASEAVSGLGRAFFFAGAKALLVSHWPVETVSAKLLTTELFKRQSSDAKLSRAQAMREAALSVMKQSAKQGFSYAHPMFWAPFVVVGDGG comes from the coding sequence ATGATCGGCCCGATTAATGTCGCGATCGGTGCGCAGGTTGGCAACGACCGCGCCATTCCCGACGCCCCTGCGCCTGATCCGGCGGCACCCAAAGCAGAGTTGCTAAAAGCCTATCTCGCGCGCATGCGGGCCGCGGGCGTGCTTGGCGATCGCGAGCGACAGCTGCGTGAATTCAACGAAGGCATCAAAGCAATCGGTCCTAAAGATCCGTTGTCCTATGAGCTGTATCACGAGGGTGCCAATGTCGTGGTTGAGATGGGCGACTGGAAAACCGGGCGGGAGATGCGCGAAAACGCCATGGCTGTCACCAACGACCGCGGGCGAAAGTTTTTCCAGTCGAATTTTCTTTCCAACATCGCGGTGCGCTTGTACGACAAAGCGGCGGCGCTCAAGTACATCGCGTTGTCCGAAGAACTGTTAGACGCAGTCAGAGCGAGCCATCGTGATTGGCCGAACTTCCGCGATTTGTGGGAGGCGGCGCTGGGCGATGCCAAGGGCGGCGTGCATAGTTTTCTTGGATATCCAAAGGAGGCGGAAGCGGAGTATCGCGCTTGTGTGGGGGCGATCCGCTCCTACCTTGCGAAGAACCGTCCGGGTTCCGATGTCTTTTACTATTATCTACCGCAGTGTTTGAGCCGGGCGATGGAGCATGCCGCCCTGACAGGAAAGATTCGCGAAGCTGGTGCTTACGTCAACGACGCGCGCGAGGCGGCGCGTATTCACGGTCAACGCCTGCGGCGTGAATCCTTCGAAGCTGGTCGAGTCGCGCGCCCTATCGCTCGGGTTTATCTAGAGCAAGGCCTCATTCGCGAAGGGACGGCGCTGATTGAGAGCTCGATTGCGCAGTTGCAGAAAGCTCCCGGCGGGGAAGCGAGTATTCAAGTTGCTGATCTTCGCTATTTGTTGGCGCAGAGCGAAATGGCTCAGGGCAACTGGTTGAAAGCTGACGAAATCTTTCAGCTCTGGCGCGAGAGCCTGCGCAAGCAGATAGGCGAGCTCGGAACGATTGCGCCGGAGTGGAGTTATGCACTCCTGCGGCTAGGGCGAGCTAAAGAAGCCCTGGCGATGGCGGGTAGTATACTCAAGTTTCGTGAAAAATTTGACGACGAACGCTCGGTGCGATTGCACGAGGGACGCGCGTTTCACGCGCTCGCTGCCGGAGCGACTGGTCAACGCGATGCGGCTGTGAAAACGTTAGCGGCCGCGATACCAAAGATTCTCGATGCGCGTCGCGATCTGAACACCTCCGGGGAAGACGGTTACATTTCTTCTGCGCGACTCAGCTGGCTTTTAGACGGCTACATTAGCTTGCTCGCCGACATGCAGCAGCGCGGCGCACGCATCGATGGCGTCGATCCGAGCGGTGAAGCATTCAAGATCGTCGATGCCGCCCGCGGCAGCAAAGTGCAAAAGGCGTTGTCGGCCGCCATCGTGCGCGCCAGTAGCAGCGATCCGCAAACCGCTGAAGCGATGCGTCGCGCGCAGGATGCGGAGCATGCGCTCAAAGCCGCGTCAGAAGCGGTGACGGTTCTGCAAAACGCTGAGAAAAGCGCTGACAATGCGCAAGCGCTAGCGAAAGCACAAGCCGAACTCGCGCGCGTCCGCCAAGAGAATGAAAAAGCTCAAGCTGAGTTACGGCTCAAGATGCCCAACTACGTAGAGCTGATGCAGCCAAAGCCGCTGACAATTGCGGATGCGCAAAAATTGCTGCGCGCCGATGAAGCGCTGATCTCCCTCTATAGCGCGGCTGACAAAACGCTCGTCTGGGCGATGACGGCCAGAGGCCAAGTCGCTTTTCAGGTTGCCGACCTGTCGCAAACGGCGCTCACTGAAGTGGTTAGCAAACTGCGCAAAGCGCTCGATCCGAGCGATGCTGACATTAATAAACTGCCAGGGTTCGACTATGACGCGGCTTATGATCTCTATCGAAGGCTGCTTGCGCCGGTGGAGGCGGGTTGGAAGGGGGCGCGCGAGCTGGTGATTATTTCGCACGGGCCATTAAGCGAGTTGCCGCTCTCCGTGCTGGTTACCGCGCCGTTCAAGCCGGTGAAGAGCAGTCAAAGTGCCGCGCCGCTGTCTGAGCATGCCGATGCGCCGTGGCTGATCAAACAAGCGGCGATTTCTTATTTACCGTCACTCACCGCTTTGGCGAGCTTGCGCACGGCGACGACGCAGCCTGCGAGTAGGAATTTTATCGGTTTTGGCGATCCGCTGTTTAAAGATGCCCAGGCGCAGAAGGCTGCCGCGGCGGCGATGGCGTCGCGCGGCATTGTGCGGCGCAATGCCACGGCCCCTGGAGTGGTAGAGAAGGCTGCGCAGATGCAGCGGCGATCGAGCAATCTGGAATTGCTGGAACCGCTGCCAGATACTTCCGATGAAGTGAAAGAGATTGCCAAGATTCTGCGTGCCGACGAAAGCAAAGATGTGAACCTCGGGCAGCACGCCTCTGAGCAGTTGGTGAAGTCAACCGATCTGTCACAGTACCGCGTCGTGATGTTTGCGACGCACGGACTTGTACCTGGCGAGCTGCCTGACCTGCCGCAACCCGCGCTAGCGCTCAGTAATCCGAACGTGACGAATGAAAAGGAAGACGGGCTGTTGACGCTCGCTGAAATTCTCGATCTTAAACTCAAGGCGGATTGGGTCGTGTTATCTGCCTGCAATACGGCATCCGCGGACGGCCAAGCGTCTGAAGCGGTTTCCGGTCTCGGGCGCGCTTTCTTTTTCGCTGGCGCCAAAGCGCTGTTGGTTTCGCATTGGCCGGTGGAAACGGTGTCGGCGAAGTTGCTGACGACAGAATTGTTCAAGCGCCAATCCAGCGATGCAAAATTGAGCCGCGCCCAGGCCATGCGCGAGGCGGCGCTCAGCGTCATGAAGCAGTCAGCGAAACAGGGATTCAGCTATGCCCATCCGATGTTTTGGGCGCCCTTCGTTGTGGTTGGGGATGGAGGGTGA
- a CDS encoding molybdenum cofactor biosynthesis protein MoaB, producing MSVEEHKAKGKRSIKCYVLTVSDTRDETTDTSGQLIKEQISAEHHQLAGYKIVKDEPVEIEALLRQSIANPEVEAIIVNGGTGISPRDGTYEVIVKLLDKKLDGFGEVFRFLSYQDIGSAAIMSRAVAGVAGGKVLISLPGSGGAVRLGLEKIIWPELRHMISQLHG from the coding sequence ATGTCGGTTGAAGAACACAAAGCCAAAGGCAAGCGCAGCATCAAGTGTTACGTGTTGACGGTCAGCGACACGCGCGATGAGACCACGGATACTAGCGGGCAGTTGATCAAAGAGCAGATTTCTGCAGAGCATCATCAGCTCGCGGGATACAAGATTGTCAAAGACGAACCGGTGGAGATAGAGGCTTTGCTGCGTCAATCGATCGCCAATCCTGAAGTCGAGGCGATTATTGTCAACGGCGGCACTGGCATTTCGCCGCGCGACGGCACCTACGAAGTCATTGTCAAATTGCTCGATAAGAAGCTCGATGGTTTCGGAGAGGTGTTCCGCTTTTTGAGCTATCAGGACATCGGCTCAGCGGCGATTATGAGCCGCGCGGTGGCGGGGGTGGCGGGAGGTAAAGTCCTTATTTCCCTGCCTGGCTCCGGCGGTGCGGTGCGGCTGGGCTTGGAAAAAATCATCTGGCCGGAATTGCGTCACATGATTTCGCAGCTGCATGGATAA
- the glmU gene encoding UDP-N-acetylglucosamine diphosphorylase/glucosamine-1-phosphate N-acetyltransferase yields the protein MGELGVIILAAGQGTRMKSDLPKVLHPIGGKPLFLHPLGIAKRLGASKIAIIIGHGAESVRRAYAGADVSWVVQEKQLGTGHAVLCARESFSDFAGDILILSGDVPLIRQATLAAMIERHRRAEAALTLMTAVLDAPKGYGRILRDPNSAITGIVEEKDASEAQRAIREVNAGVYVAAPQFLFTALTGVKNDNNQGEYYLPDAVGIAVSQQKNVATFEVDDAREMLGINTREELARMETTLRERINKQWMDAGVTLKDPATTYIDEEVTIGRDTVIGPNTQLCGKTKIGANCRLDGNAFITDAEIGDSVHLRFSVVLSQCRIERGAIIGPFAHLRPGTALGPNVHIGNFVETKEAKLAEGAKANHLTYLGDCTIGRETNIGAGTITCNYDGFNKYRTTIGERVQVGSDTTLVAPITLGNDVYVATASTVRNDIPDGALVFNERKEQTREGWTEKKRAQMKGKKK from the coding sequence ATGGGTGAGCTTGGTGTCATAATATTGGCGGCAGGGCAGGGAACGCGGATGAAGTCCGACCTGCCGAAGGTGCTCCACCCGATCGGTGGCAAACCGCTATTTTTGCATCCGCTTGGGATCGCCAAGCGTCTTGGCGCAAGCAAAATAGCAATCATCATCGGCCATGGCGCCGAGTCGGTCCGGCGCGCCTACGCCGGCGCCGATGTCAGCTGGGTGGTTCAGGAAAAGCAGCTGGGCACCGGGCACGCCGTGCTTTGCGCAAGGGAGAGTTTCAGTGATTTTGCCGGCGATATTTTAATCCTCAGCGGCGATGTGCCGTTGATTCGCCAAGCGACGCTGGCGGCGATGATCGAGCGTCACAGGCGCGCCGAGGCGGCGCTGACACTGATGACGGCGGTGCTGGACGCGCCGAAAGGGTACGGGCGGATCTTGCGCGATCCGAACAGCGCGATCACCGGCATTGTCGAAGAAAAGGACGCGAGCGAAGCGCAGCGCGCCATACGCGAAGTAAACGCCGGAGTGTACGTGGCGGCGCCGCAGTTTTTGTTTACAGCATTGACCGGGGTGAAGAACGACAACAACCAAGGTGAATACTACTTACCCGATGCTGTGGGTATCGCTGTCAGCCAACAGAAGAACGTCGCGACTTTTGAGGTCGACGACGCGCGTGAAATGTTGGGGATCAATACCCGCGAGGAGCTAGCTCGTATGGAGACGACGCTGAGAGAACGTATTAACAAACAATGGATGGATGCCGGAGTGACGCTCAAAGACCCGGCGACGACGTACATAGACGAAGAAGTGACCATTGGGCGCGACACGGTCATCGGTCCTAACACGCAGTTGTGCGGCAAGACGAAAATCGGTGCTAACTGCCGGCTCGACGGCAATGCTTTTATCACGGACGCGGAGATCGGCGATAGCGTCCATCTGCGTTTTTCCGTGGTGTTGAGCCAATGTCGGATCGAGCGAGGTGCGATCATCGGTCCGTTTGCGCACCTGCGCCCGGGCACGGCTTTGGGACCCAACGTGCACATCGGCAATTTTGTCGAGACCAAGGAGGCCAAGCTGGCGGAGGGCGCCAAAGCCAATCACCTGACCTATTTGGGCGATTGCACCATCGGCCGTGAGACCAACATCGGCGCCGGCACGATCACCTGCAACTACGACGGTTTCAACAAGTATCGCACGACCATCGGCGAGCGCGTTCAGGTAGGCAGCGACACCACGTTGGTGGCGCCGATTACCCTGGGAAACGATGTTTACGTCGCCACCGCGTCGACGGTGCGCAACGACATTCCCGACGGCGCTCTGGTGTTTAACGAGCGCAAGGAACAAACCCGCGAAGGGTGGACGGAGAAAAAACGGGCGCAAATGAAAGGAAAGAAAAAATAA
- a CDS encoding RlmE family RNA methyltransferase, which yields MAYTPQDSYFKKAKQAGYRSRAAYKLVELQQRLRLMKAGDLVVDLGAAPGGWLQIAAKTVGASGKVVGVDLQAIAPYGERNVFLIQGDIAQPEIQQKVKELLGAPAHCVISDLSPKLSGIRDADAARCLELNRSALQVTLQLLRRGGGLLIKSFVNQELQTFTSELKEHFTSVQRTRPEASREGSSEFYFYAQDFRPQAQG from the coding sequence ATGGCCTACACCCCCCAAGATAGCTACTTCAAAAAAGCCAAACAGGCGGGCTACCGCTCGCGCGCTGCTTATAAGCTGGTCGAATTGCAGCAGCGCTTGCGGCTCATGAAGGCAGGCGATTTAGTCGTCGACCTCGGCGCGGCGCCCGGTGGTTGGCTGCAGATCGCCGCTAAGACCGTCGGTGCCAGCGGCAAAGTGGTCGGCGTCGATCTACAAGCGATCGCGCCGTATGGCGAACGCAACGTATTTCTAATTCAGGGCGACATCGCCCAGCCAGAGATTCAGCAAAAGGTCAAAGAGCTGCTCGGCGCACCGGCGCACTGCGTGATCTCCGACCTATCACCGAAATTGAGCGGCATCCGCGACGCCGACGCCGCCCGCTGCTTGGAATTGAACCGCAGCGCGCTCCAAGTGACGCTCCAGCTTTTGCGCCGCGGCGGCGGCTTGTTGATCAAAAGTTTCGTCAATCAGGAGCTGCAAACGTTCACATCCGAGCTGAAAGAACACTTTACATCCGTGCAGCGCACCCGCCCGGAAGCGTCGCGTGAAGGCTCATCGGAATTTTACTTCTATGCCCAAGACTTTCGCCCGCAGGCACAGGGTTGA
- the glmS gene encoding glutamine--fructose-6-phosphate transaminase (isomerizing) — MCGIVGYIGRQEAAPLILESLRKLEYRGYDSAGIAVLNDGQVELRRTEGKLKNLETLLHRQPMTGSIGIGHTRWATHGRPSETNAHPHRAGHVVVVHNGIIENYLELKAELSERGTKFSSETDSEIVAHLVGEKVDKGMDFLEAVKKTLKQIRGSYALLFLNQRDPRRLIVAKNSTPIVVGWGEGETFIASDIPALLDYTRKVAFLEDGEVAEVGVNSFRLFDIKGKSLQRSFKEITWDAVAARKDGYPHFMLKEIHEQARAVADTFRGRISLKDGDVSLEDIALTPAQAKKIERIHLVACGTAWHACLIGKFMLEEIAQIPAEVDYGSEFRYRSPLMGSKSLLLMVSQSGETADTLAAVEIARQKKAKILSVCNVVDASIPRKSHGVLYTHAGPEISVASTKAFTTQLTAIYLLAVALGRRRGALSKADAKKLLADLMHLPKWIEETLKTQAEVEALARKLTKSTDFLYLGRGINYPIALEGALKLKEISYIHAEGYPAGEMKHGPIALIDETMPVVVLLPKDRYFDKTLGNLKEVEARAGKVIIVTDEKKTPAGVSPFGIISVPQASHFLTPIVMSIPLQLLAYFIAVDRGTDVDHPRNLAKSVTVE, encoded by the coding sequence ATGTGCGGCATCGTTGGATACATCGGGAGACAAGAAGCAGCGCCGCTCATCTTAGAAAGTTTACGCAAGCTCGAATATCGCGGTTACGACTCTGCAGGTATCGCCGTCCTGAACGACGGCCAGGTGGAGCTGCGGCGCACGGAAGGCAAACTAAAAAATCTTGAAACACTGCTGCATCGGCAACCGATGACTGGCAGCATCGGCATCGGCCACACGCGTTGGGCAACCCATGGGCGACCCTCCGAAACCAATGCCCATCCGCATCGCGCCGGCCACGTCGTGGTGGTGCACAACGGCATCATCGAAAACTATCTAGAGCTTAAAGCCGAGCTCAGCGAGCGCGGCACCAAGTTCTCCTCGGAAACCGACAGCGAGATCGTCGCCCACCTGGTCGGCGAAAAGGTCGACAAGGGCATGGACTTTCTTGAGGCGGTCAAGAAAACCCTCAAGCAAATCCGCGGCTCCTATGCGCTGTTGTTCCTCAACCAAAGGGATCCGCGCCGCTTGATCGTGGCGAAAAATTCCACGCCGATCGTGGTCGGTTGGGGCGAGGGGGAGACGTTCATCGCTTCAGACATCCCGGCGCTGCTCGACTACACGCGCAAAGTAGCCTTCCTGGAAGACGGCGAAGTCGCCGAGGTCGGCGTCAATTCGTTTCGGCTTTTCGATATCAAAGGCAAGTCTTTGCAGCGGTCGTTCAAAGAGATCACTTGGGATGCGGTGGCGGCGCGCAAAGACGGCTATCCCCATTTCATGCTCAAGGAGATTCACGAACAGGCGCGCGCCGTGGCCGATACTTTTCGCGGCCGGATTTCGCTGAAGGACGGCGATGTCTCCCTCGAAGACATCGCGCTCACGCCGGCCCAAGCGAAAAAGATCGAACGTATTCACTTGGTCGCCTGCGGCACGGCGTGGCATGCCTGCTTGATCGGCAAGTTCATGCTCGAAGAGATCGCGCAGATTCCCGCCGAAGTGGACTACGGCTCGGAGTTTCGCTACCGCTCGCCGCTGATGGGCTCCAAATCGCTGCTCTTGATGGTCAGTCAGTCCGGCGAAACCGCCGATACGTTAGCTGCGGTGGAGATCGCGCGGCAGAAGAAGGCCAAGATTCTTTCGGTCTGCAACGTCGTCGATGCTTCGATCCCGCGTAAATCGCACGGTGTGCTCTATACGCATGCCGGCCCGGAGATCAGCGTCGCCAGCACCAAGGCGTTCACTACCCAGCTGACGGCGATCTACTTGTTAGCCGTGGCACTGGGGCGGCGCCGCGGCGCGCTGAGCAAAGCGGATGCGAAAAAATTACTGGCCGATCTGATGCACCTGCCGAAATGGATCGAGGAGACGCTCAAGACCCAAGCAGAAGTCGAGGCGTTGGCGCGCAAGCTGACCAAGAGCACCGACTTTTTGTATCTCGGCCGCGGCATCAACTATCCGATCGCTCTGGAAGGCGCGCTCAAGCTCAAGGAGATTTCCTACATCCACGCCGAGGGCTATCCCGCCGGTGAGATGAAGCACGGACCGATCGCGCTGATCGATGAAACCATGCCGGTGGTTGTGCTGCTGCCCAAGGACCGCTACTTCGATAAGACCCTGGGCAATTTGAAAGAAGTCGAAGCGCGCGCCGGCAAAGTGATCATCGTCACGGACGAGAAAAAAACCCCGGCGGGTGTTTCCCCCTTTGGCATCATATCGGTGCCGCAGGCGTCGCACTTTTTGACGCCGATCGTGATGAGCATACCGCTGCAATTGTTGGCCTATTTTATCGCGGTTGATCGCGGCACCGACGTCGATCATCCGCGCAATCTGGCAAAAAGCGTAACGGTGGAATGA
- the moaD gene encoding molybdopterin converting factor subunit 1 — protein sequence MMKVRVKFFAILRERAGAAEISKEISDGSTVAQLWESLQKDHPKLAGPTFRLLYAVNQNYVTPEQVLKDGDEVAIIPPVSGGLS from the coding sequence ATAATGAAAGTTAGGGTGAAATTCTTCGCGATTCTGCGCGAGCGCGCCGGTGCGGCGGAAATCAGCAAAGAAATCTCAGACGGCAGCACAGTGGCTCAGCTTTGGGAGTCTTTGCAGAAGGATCATCCGAAGCTCGCCGGGCCGACGTTTCGTTTGCTCTACGCCGTAAATCAAAACTATGTGACGCCGGAACAGGTTTTGAAAGACGGCGATGAAGTGGCGATCATTCCGCCGGTGAGCGGCGGCTTGTCCTAG
- a CDS encoding MFS transporter, translated as MMALGQRGSLQRISSSLRHRDFRLLFLGTSLSHIGDFVQAMAQSWLVWTMTSSPFLLGLVGFCQALPRLLLGAVGGAIVDRLERRKVLLATQILAMLQAFCFWALVYFSLLQFWHLLVLVLFLGTVNSINQTARHSLINALVPRQDLMNAIALNSSLANMAKIIGPSLGGVLISVIGVAGCLFVNAVSFLAIIATLLVMEIPKIVARAKDGGNFWGDVAEGYHYLRSDRRLFSIILLTYGVALVGTPYSRFLPVFATDVLHAGATTFGLLLAAPSVGAVFTGLGIASLGRLHQRTRVVGWAVVGFSLALVLFSFSRSVILSIFCLILVGASNIAFRSVANSVVQMETPPHLLGRILSLFFMDKGLWSFGTLFIGSVAHAIGTPRAITVSGLLCALMGGVLLYQQRHGRESAPAAELERDLAQ; from the coding sequence ATGATGGCCCTCGGGCAACGAGGGTCGCTTCAACGGATCTCTAGTTCTCTCCGGCACCGAGACTTTCGCCTGCTCTTTCTCGGCACCAGTCTCTCGCATATCGGCGACTTCGTCCAGGCGATGGCGCAGAGCTGGCTCGTCTGGACCATGACGAGCTCGCCTTTTCTCTTGGGACTGGTTGGCTTTTGCCAAGCGCTGCCGCGTTTGCTCTTAGGCGCAGTCGGCGGCGCCATCGTCGATCGCCTGGAGCGGCGCAAAGTGCTGCTGGCGACGCAGATCTTGGCGATGCTCCAGGCGTTTTGCTTCTGGGCGCTCGTCTATTTTTCGCTGCTGCAGTTTTGGCATCTGCTCGTGCTCGTGCTGTTTCTCGGCACGGTCAATTCCATCAATCAGACCGCGCGCCATTCGCTGATCAACGCTCTAGTCCCGAGGCAAGATTTGATGAACGCAATTGCGCTCAACTCGTCGCTGGCCAACATGGCGAAAATCATCGGCCCGTCGTTGGGCGGTGTACTAATCAGTGTGATCGGCGTTGCCGGCTGCCTATTCGTCAATGCCGTGAGTTTTCTCGCCATCATTGCCACGCTGCTGGTGATGGAGATTCCCAAGATTGTCGCGCGCGCCAAGGACGGCGGCAATTTCTGGGGCGACGTGGCGGAAGGGTATCACTACCTGCGCAGCGACCGGCGGCTGTTTTCGATTATCCTATTGACCTACGGCGTCGCTTTGGTGGGCACGCCCTATTCACGATTTCTGCCCGTGTTTGCCACCGACGTGTTGCACGCCGGCGCGACGACTTTCGGGCTGCTTCTCGCGGCGCCAAGTGTCGGCGCGGTATTCACCGGCCTCGGGATCGCCTCGTTGGGGCGGCTGCATCAGCGCACCCGCGTCGTTGGATGGGCCGTGGTCGGGTTTTCGCTCGCGCTGGTGTTATTCTCGTTTTCGCGTTCGGTGATCCTATCGATTTTTTGTTTGATCTTGGTCGGCGCCAGCAACATCGCGTTTCGTTCGGTGGCCAACAGCGTGGTGCAGATGGAAACGCCGCCGCATTTACTCGGGCGCATCCTGAGCTTGTTCTTTATGGACAAAGGGCTTTGGTCTTTCGGCACGTTGTTCATCGGCAGCGTTGCCCACGCCATCGGTACACCGCGCGCAATCACCGTGTCCGGCCTGCTTTGCGCGCTGATGGGTGGGGTGCTTTTGTATCAGCAACGCCACGGGCGAGAGAGTGCTCCAGCTGCAGAACTAGAGCGCGACTTGGCGCAATAA
- a CDS encoding competence/damage-inducible protein A, with translation MSKTAGIVIIGNEVLSGKTHDINSFFFCTELRQLGVEVQKISTIQDIIELIGQEVSSFSKQFDFVFTSGGVGPTHDDVTIDGIAQGFGLKVVRHPDIVKRIHHRLGSEVNEARLRMANVPEGAELLVTEAPFAPIVKIRNVYIFPGIPKILQERFHSLKERFREAPYHLKNVFVKYGEGVIADPMNDLVAKYPDLLLGSYPVLDVPEYKVKVTFESKDAQYLDKALQTFLAALPKDAIHRID, from the coding sequence ATGTCGAAAACCGCAGGCATTGTGATCATCGGCAACGAAGTGTTGTCGGGCAAAACCCACGACATCAACTCCTTTTTTTTCTGCACCGAGCTGCGCCAGTTGGGCGTTGAGGTGCAGAAGATCTCGACCATCCAGGACATTATCGAGTTGATCGGCCAGGAAGTCTCGTCGTTCTCCAAGCAGTTCGACTTCGTCTTCACCTCCGGCGGCGTCGGGCCCACCCACGACGACGTCACCATCGACGGCATCGCCCAAGGCTTTGGCCTCAAAGTCGTGCGCCACCCCGACATCGTCAAGCGCATCCACCACCGTTTAGGCAGCGAAGTCAACGAAGCGCGCCTGCGCATGGCGAATGTCCCCGAGGGGGCCGAGCTGCTGGTCACTGAAGCACCGTTCGCGCCCATCGTCAAAATTCGCAACGTCTACATTTTCCCGGGCATTCCGAAGATCTTGCAGGAACGTTTTCATTCCCTCAAAGAGCGCTTCCGCGAGGCGCCCTATCATTTGAAAAACGTCTTCGTTAAATACGGCGAAGGCGTGATCGCCGATCCGATGAACGACCTCGTGGCGAAGTATCCCGACTTGCTGCTCGGTTCCTATCCGGTTTTGGATGTGCCCGAATACAAGGTAAAGGTCACTTTCGAATCGAAGGACGCGCAGTACCTCGATAAAGCTCTGCAAACCTTCCTCGCCGCCTTGCCCAAAGACGCTATTCATCGCATCGATTGA